A genomic segment from Pseudomonas sp. M30-35 encodes:
- a CDS encoding PLP-dependent aminotransferase family protein, translating into MFHLFHLSADKPTGLQQQLREQIAQVILNGNIPLDSPLPSSRKLAKQLNIARNTVVLAYEHLLDDGYLVARERSGYYVNPDILARKVEPAKAPVDSSFDHTPDWSSRLVVKPTEQRNMSKPRDWQKYQYPFIYGQFDPVLFPTANWRECCRDAVSIPAIRDWASDRFDNDDPLLMEQIRTRLLPRRGVWASPDQILVTVGAQHGLYMLARLLLRPDSLMGIEDPGYMDIRNIAMLNPSRVQPLAVDAQGLVLSDQLNQCDLVYTTPSHQCPSTVTMPLERRYELLRRANEHNFLIIEDDYESETNFKANPIPALKSLDKNDRVLYVGSLSKTLAPGLRVGYLVGPEPLIREARALRRLMVRHPAANNQRSVALFLERGYHDALIMSLMRAYQDRHQQMGDALREFLPDSSREPSFGGSCYWVKGPDGLDARELHKLAAKHGILIEPGDIHFHGDNPPLNYFRLGYSSIAAERIRPGIKLLTELIEQLSEGSAEKLLH; encoded by the coding sequence ATGTTTCATCTTTTTCATTTGTCCGCTGATAAGCCAACTGGCTTGCAACAGCAGTTACGTGAACAGATTGCCCAGGTCATTCTTAACGGCAATATCCCCCTCGACAGCCCGCTCCCGTCCAGTCGAAAACTCGCTAAACAACTGAATATTGCGCGTAATACGGTCGTGCTGGCGTACGAGCATTTGCTCGATGATGGCTACCTTGTTGCCCGTGAGCGCAGCGGTTATTACGTTAATCCGGATATTCTTGCGCGCAAGGTCGAGCCTGCTAAAGCGCCGGTTGATTCGTCGTTCGATCATACCCCGGACTGGTCAAGTCGGTTGGTGGTCAAGCCAACCGAACAGCGCAATATGAGCAAGCCGCGTGACTGGCAGAAATATCAGTATCCGTTTATTTACGGCCAGTTTGATCCGGTGTTATTTCCCACGGCGAACTGGCGAGAATGCTGTCGCGACGCGGTGAGTATTCCGGCGATTCGCGATTGGGCTTCTGATCGCTTTGATAATGATGATCCGTTGTTGATGGAGCAAATTCGCACGCGTTTGTTGCCGCGTCGTGGTGTGTGGGCATCGCCCGACCAGATACTGGTGACGGTTGGCGCTCAGCATGGGTTGTATATGCTTGCCCGTTTATTGTTGCGTCCCGACAGCCTGATGGGGATCGAAGATCCGGGTTATATGGATATCCGCAATATCGCCATGCTCAATCCTTCACGGGTGCAGCCTCTGGCCGTTGATGCACAAGGCTTGGTGCTCAGCGATCAGCTCAATCAATGTGATCTGGTTTACACCACGCCCAGTCATCAGTGTCCGAGCACCGTAACCATGCCGCTGGAAAGACGTTACGAGTTGCTGCGGCGCGCTAATGAGCACAACTTTCTGATTATTGAGGATGATTACGAAAGCGAAACCAATTTCAAGGCCAACCCGATTCCCGCGCTCAAGAGCTTGGATAAAAACGATCGGGTGCTCTACGTCGGCAGTCTTTCAAAAACCCTCGCGCCAGGTTTGCGCGTTGGCTATCTGGTCGGCCCTGAACCATTGATTCGTGAGGCACGCGCCTTACGCCGCTTGATGGTGCGTCATCCCGCGGCGAACAATCAGCGCTCGGTTGCGCTGTTTCTTGAGCGCGGCTATCACGATGCTCTGATCATGAGTTTGATGCGTGCCTATCAGGATCGTCATCAACAAATGGGTGATGCCTTGCGCGAATTTCTTCCTGACTCATCGCGCGAGCCGAGCTTTGGCGGGTCTTGTTATTGGGTCAAAGGTCCAGATGGACTGGATGCTCGCGAACTGCACAAACTGGCCGCAAAACACGGCATTCTTATTGAGCCAGGTGATATTCATTTTCACGGGGATAACCCGCCGTTGAATTATTTCCGCCTAGGCTATTCGTCGATTGCCGCAGAGCGCATTCGGCCCGGTATCAAGCTACTGACTGAGCTGATTGAGCAACTCAGCGAAGGGTCAGCGGAAAAACTGCTTCACTAG
- a CDS encoding aspartate aminotransferase family protein, whose product MNNMTNDFDAAEVLASDRSHVWHHLTQHKPLEQNDPMVIVEGKGMRVWDIKGNEYLDAVSGGVWTVNVGYGRESIADAVRDQLVKLNYFAGTAGSVPGALFAKKLIEKMPGLSRVYYSNSGSEANEKAYKIVRQIAHKKYGGKKHKILFRERDYHGTTITALSSTGQFERKNQYGPFTPGFVEFAHCCEYRSQFGDVADYGVRAALEMEKVILAEGPDTVGAVVLEPITAGGGVITPPVGYWETIQAICKKYDILLHIDEVVCGLGRTGKWFGYQHYGIQPDIVTMAKGVASGYAAISCTVTTEAVFDAFKDDAQDRMGYFRDISTFGGCTAGPAAALANMQIIEDEGLLENVTQMGEYFMGRLRELQDKYPLIGDVRGKGLFCGLELVKDRETKEPVAESVAIAIAADCMRQGVIIGRTNRSFEQFNNTLCFSPALIATQADLDQIISALDNAFGRVA is encoded by the coding sequence ATGAATAACATGACGAACGATTTTGATGCAGCTGAAGTGCTTGCCAGTGACCGCAGTCACGTCTGGCATCACCTCACCCAGCACAAGCCACTGGAACAGAATGATCCGATGGTGATTGTCGAAGGCAAAGGCATGCGCGTTTGGGACATTAAGGGCAACGAATACCTGGATGCAGTGTCCGGTGGTGTATGGACAGTTAACGTCGGGTATGGCCGTGAAAGCATTGCCGATGCGGTGCGTGATCAGTTGGTTAAACTCAACTACTTTGCAGGTACTGCCGGTAGTGTTCCCGGCGCTCTGTTCGCCAAAAAACTGATCGAGAAAATGCCCGGCCTAAGCCGTGTCTATTATTCGAATTCCGGTTCTGAGGCTAACGAAAAGGCCTATAAAATCGTTCGTCAGATTGCCCACAAGAAATACGGTGGCAAGAAGCACAAGATTCTCTTCCGCGAGCGTGATTATCACGGCACCACCATTACCGCCCTGAGCTCTACTGGCCAGTTTGAGCGTAAAAACCAATACGGTCCGTTCACTCCGGGGTTTGTGGAGTTTGCTCACTGCTGCGAATACCGTTCGCAATTTGGTGATGTGGCGGACTACGGCGTGCGTGCCGCGCTGGAGATGGAGAAAGTAATACTGGCGGAGGGGCCGGATACCGTCGGCGCGGTAGTCCTTGAACCGATCACGGCGGGCGGTGGAGTGATTACGCCACCCGTTGGTTACTGGGAAACCATTCAGGCGATCTGCAAAAAGTACGACATTCTTTTGCACATCGATGAAGTTGTTTGTGGTTTAGGCCGCACAGGCAAATGGTTTGGTTACCAGCATTACGGCATCCAGCCAGATATTGTGACCATGGCCAAGGGCGTTGCCAGTGGTTACGCCGCGATCTCTTGCACCGTGACCACTGAAGCAGTCTTTGATGCGTTCAAGGACGATGCTCAGGATCGCATGGGTTATTTCCGCGATATCAGCACCTTTGGTGGCTGCACCGCGGGGCCCGCAGCGGCTCTGGCCAATATGCAGATTATCGAGGATGAAGGTCTGCTCGAAAACGTCACGCAAATGGGCGAGTACTTCATGGGCCGGCTGCGTGAGCTGCAAGACAAGTACCCGTTGATCGGTGATGTGCGCGGCAAGGGTTTGTTCTGCGGCTTGGAGCTGGTCAAGGACCGTGAGACCAAAGAGCCGGTTGCTGAAAGCGTTGCCATTGCCATTGCTGCGGACTGCATGCGTCAAGGGGTGATTATTGGTCGCACCAACCGCAGTTTTGAACAGTTCAACAACACCCTGTGTTTCAGTCCGGCATTGATCGCAACCCAGGCCGATCTGGATCAGATTATAAGTGCACTGGATAACGCGTTTGGGCGAGTTGCCTAA
- the thiS gene encoding sulfur carrier protein ThiS → MEVTINGETQQLPANLSLGELLARRDLENRRLAIELNMQVIPRSQFPHLHLQNGDRLEIVHAIGGG, encoded by the coding sequence ATTGAAGTCACGATTAACGGTGAGACGCAGCAACTACCCGCCAACTTGAGCCTGGGCGAGCTGCTTGCGCGCCGAGATCTGGAAAACAGGCGCTTAGCGATTGAGCTCAACATGCAGGTGATTCCACGCAGTCAATTTCCGCACCTGCATCTGCAAAACGGCGATCGTCTTGAAATCGTGCATGCCATCGGTGGCGGCTGA
- a CDS encoding thiazole synthase → MTLAMPLDDPLIIAGQSFKSRLLVGTGHYADLAETHAAVTASAAQIVTFAVRRSNIGQDAQAPNLLDAIAPERFTLLPNTAGCYTAKDAVRTCLLARELLDGHDLVKLEVLGDSQTLYPDITETLAAARQLVELGFNVMVYTSDDPLIARRLEEIGCVAIMPLGAPIGSGLGIRNPYNIRMIVENAKVPVIADAGVGTASDAAIAMELGCDGVLMNTAIAHAREPIRMASAMRQAVCAGREAYRAGRMPRRLDGNASSPLSGLFI, encoded by the coding sequence ATGACGCTTGCTATGCCATTGGATGATCCACTGATCATCGCGGGGCAATCATTCAAATCGCGCTTACTGGTTGGCACTGGCCATTATGCTGACCTCGCTGAGACTCACGCAGCGGTGACCGCAAGCGCCGCACAGATCGTCACTTTTGCCGTGCGCCGCAGCAACATCGGCCAGGATGCACAAGCGCCCAATCTACTCGATGCAATTGCCCCAGAGCGCTTCACGCTGCTCCCCAATACCGCCGGTTGTTACACCGCCAAAGATGCGGTGCGCACCTGCCTGCTGGCACGTGAACTGCTCGACGGACATGATCTGGTAAAGCTCGAAGTACTCGGCGATAGCCAGACGCTCTACCCCGACATTACTGAAACGCTCGCAGCGGCACGGCAACTGGTTGAGCTGGGTTTCAACGTGATGGTTTACACCAGTGATGACCCGTTGATAGCCCGACGTTTAGAGGAAATCGGTTGCGTTGCGATCATGCCATTGGGTGCGCCTATCGGCTCGGGCTTGGGTATTCGCAACCCATATAACATTCGCATGATCGTCGAAAACGCCAAGGTACCGGTGATTGCCGATGCCGGTGTCGGCACCGCCTCAGATGCGGCGATTGCCATGGAGTTGGGCTGCGACGGGGTGTTGATGAATACCGCTATTGCTCACGCACGTGAACCGATCCGCATGGCCTCAGCCATGCGCCAAGCTGTTTGCGCCGGGCGCGAAGCTTATCGAGCTGGCCGCATGCCGCGCCGACTGGACGGCAATGCCTCTTCCCCGTTGAGCGGGCTGTTTATTTAA
- a CDS encoding IclR family transcriptional regulator, with product MVEKLEQNVSKSKSQLAGIDSAASPDRSLRALLLLETIALADAPMSLAQLSHRLATPKATLLRMVQALERLGFLLREVDEKTYLLGPRSTQMGLRLLRNDVVMQRHRLILESLVRTLGETCNLTALDGTQVIYIDRVETQEPLRLHVEPGTHVPLHCTASGKLFLAEMPVDARQQLLQRLQLTAQTPRTITDMGLLQAELERINSRGVGIDSEEFVAGMVAVAVPIRDHDGRCVAALACHAPTARKSLNDLIEGIAHMQMAAEQLAAMFNSDA from the coding sequence ATGGTTGAAAAACTGGAACAAAACGTATCGAAATCAAAGAGTCAGTTGGCTGGTATTGATTCAGCTGCAAGTCCAGACCGGAGCTTGCGAGCGTTGTTACTGCTGGAAACCATTGCCTTGGCTGACGCGCCCATGTCATTGGCGCAGTTAAGTCACCGTCTGGCCACGCCCAAAGCTACGTTGTTGCGCATGGTTCAAGCGTTGGAGCGACTGGGTTTTTTATTGCGTGAGGTGGATGAAAAAACCTACTTGCTCGGCCCGCGCTCGACGCAGATGGGCCTGCGCTTGCTGCGCAATGATGTGGTCATGCAGCGTCATCGACTGATCCTGGAATCGCTGGTCCGTACCTTGGGCGAGACCTGCAACCTCACGGCGCTGGACGGAACCCAGGTGATCTATATCGATCGGGTTGAAACTCAGGAGCCGTTGCGTCTGCATGTTGAGCCCGGCACGCATGTGCCCTTGCATTGCACGGCGAGCGGTAAGTTGTTTCTGGCTGAAATGCCAGTCGATGCGCGCCAACAGCTACTGCAGCGCTTGCAGTTGACTGCACAAACCCCGCGCACCATTACAGATATGGGTTTATTGCAGGCTGAGCTTGAGCGCATTAACAGCCGAGGTGTGGGTATCGACAGCGAGGAGTTTGTCGCGGGGATGGTGGCGGTGGCAGTACCGATCCGTGACCACGATGGTCGCTGTGTGGCTGCACTGGCGTGTCATGCGCCAACCGCACGCAAGAGCCTGAATGACTTGATTGAAGGCATCGCGCACATGCAGATGGCCGCCGAACAGTTGGCGGCCATGTTCAACTCCGACGCCTAA
- a CDS encoding GMC family oxidoreductase translates to MSLTYDFVVVGAGSAGCVLANRLSENGRYSVCLLEAGPPDRYPWIHIPIGYAKTMFHPVYNWGFYTDPDPGMNNRRIYWPRGRVWGGCSSINGLIYIRGQQADYDAWAESGNDGWGWKDVLPYFRRAENNDLGPGPTHGTAGPLYASSIKARHPLTEGFIEAAKELGVPRTNDFNTGDQEGVGYYQLTTRNGLRCSTAVAYLHPARKRSNLTIISLAKAQKIVFDAKRATGVVFEKDGQLQTLNAKREVILSAGALQSPQLLQLSGVGSHELLKKFAIPLVHELPGVGENLQDHLQIRMIYQCTRPITTNDELRSPWRKLRMGLQWLFTRSGPLAIGINQGGLFTKVLEPSKTPDIQYHFGTLSADSAGGKVHPFSGFTMSVCQLRPESRGYVRIVSNDPNQPPSMQPNYLSTELDRQTAIAGVRYTRKLAATGPLRDLIKREHLPGIEQQSDEQILQFCRQYGATIFHPSGTCKMGSDPMAVVDSRLRVHGIKGLRVVDCSIMPTLVSGNTNVPVVMIAEKASTMILEDAVKPTLVEPNAIAAQPSEALSHAL, encoded by the coding sequence ATGTCGCTCACCTATGACTTCGTCGTAGTGGGTGCTGGCTCTGCTGGCTGCGTGCTAGCAAACCGGCTCAGCGAGAACGGGCGCTACAGCGTCTGCTTGCTGGAAGCGGGCCCACCGGATCGCTATCCGTGGATCCACATTCCCATTGGCTACGCCAAGACCATGTTCCACCCTGTCTATAACTGGGGCTTCTACACCGACCCAGACCCGGGCATGAACAACCGTCGCATTTACTGGCCACGCGGGCGAGTATGGGGCGGTTGCAGCTCAATCAACGGACTTATCTACATTCGCGGCCAGCAGGCTGATTACGATGCCTGGGCCGAGTCCGGTAACGACGGCTGGGGCTGGAAGGATGTACTGCCCTACTTCCGCCGCGCCGAGAACAATGACCTAGGCCCTGGGCCAACTCATGGCACTGCAGGACCGCTATATGCGTCAAGCATCAAGGCGCGTCATCCGCTCACCGAAGGATTCATCGAAGCCGCCAAAGAGCTGGGCGTACCGCGCACGAATGACTTTAATACAGGTGATCAAGAAGGTGTCGGTTATTACCAACTGACGACCCGCAACGGTCTGCGTTGCAGCACCGCCGTAGCCTATCTGCACCCGGCGCGAAAGCGCAGCAATCTGACGATCATCTCGCTCGCCAAGGCGCAGAAAATAGTATTCGATGCCAAGCGTGCAACCGGCGTGGTATTTGAAAAAGACGGACAACTGCAAACCCTCAATGCCAAGCGAGAAGTGATACTCAGCGCCGGCGCATTGCAATCGCCGCAGTTGTTGCAGCTTTCAGGCGTGGGCTCACATGAGCTGCTGAAGAAGTTTGCAATCCCCTTGGTTCACGAACTGCCTGGGGTCGGTGAAAACCTGCAGGATCATTTGCAGATCCGCATGATCTACCAATGCACCCGCCCCATTACCACCAATGATGAACTGCGCTCGCCCTGGCGCAAACTGCGCATGGGCTTGCAATGGCTGTTTACCCGCAGTGGGCCGCTGGCCATCGGTATCAACCAGGGGGGCTTGTTCACCAAGGTGCTCGAACCAAGTAAGACACCCGATATCCAGTATCACTTTGGCACGCTCAGCGCCGATTCCGCAGGCGGCAAGGTGCACCCGTTTTCAGGGTTCACTATGTCGGTTTGCCAGTTAAGGCCAGAGAGCCGTGGCTACGTGCGGATCGTCTCCAACGACCCGAACCAGCCACCCTCCATGCAGCCTAATTACCTGTCCACTGAACTGGACCGGCAAACAGCAATTGCTGGCGTGCGCTACACGCGCAAGCTGGCAGCGACAGGGCCGCTCAGAGACCTGATCAAGCGCGAGCACCTGCCGGGTATTGAGCAACAGAGTGACGAACAGATTCTGCAGTTTTGTCGGCAGTACGGCGCCACCATCTTCCATCCGTCAGGCACTTGCAAAATGGGTTCGGACCCAATGGCAGTGGTTGACTCACGCCTGCGTGTTCACGGCATCAAGGGGTTACGGGTAGTCGACTGCTCGATCATGCCGACCCTGGTTTCCGGTAACACCAATGTGCCGGTGGTGATGATCGCCGAGAAAGCCTCGACGATGATTCTCGAAGACGCCGTCAAACCAACGCTTGTTGAACCCAATGCTATTGCAGCACAGCCCTCGGAAGCGCTTTCCCACGCGCTCTGA
- a CDS encoding MFS transporter, protein MSTPNPVRKVVIASVIGATIEWYDFFLYGVVAGIVFNQLYFPNDDPLISTMLAYGTFAVGFLSRPIGGVIFGHFGDKIGRKSMLVMTMMIMGIATFLIGLVPTYDSIGIWAPLILLVLRIFQGIGLGGEWGGAVLMAFEYAPKHKRGFYASLPQIGLAIGLCLASGVVGLLSYFLTDTQFLEWGWRIAFLLSAALVFVGTWIRLNVMESPEFAKVKAANAEAAIPFVDMMKRYPKNVLAGMGARYIDGVFFNVFGVFSLSYLTQTLNLPRSEALIGVMVAAVVMCFSIPMFGALSDRIGRTRVYFWGSLITAISAFPAFWLMMTSDGNMFIIWLAIVVPLGIFYAAVYGPEAALFCELFDAKVRYTGISFVYQFSGIFASGLTPMIATALMRSSDGQPWTTCLYVLFAGAVSAYSVWWIGNRKKQASIEPEMAAEPAAIR, encoded by the coding sequence ATGTCCACGCCCAATCCCGTGCGCAAAGTCGTAATCGCAAGTGTCATCGGCGCCACCATTGAGTGGTACGACTTCTTTCTCTACGGTGTCGTTGCCGGCATCGTTTTCAACCAGCTGTACTTTCCCAATGATGATCCGCTTATTTCAACCATGCTGGCCTACGGCACCTTTGCTGTTGGCTTTCTGAGCAGGCCCATCGGCGGCGTTATTTTCGGCCATTTCGGCGACAAGATCGGCCGTAAAAGCATGCTGGTCATGACCATGATGATCATGGGCATTGCCACCTTTCTGATCGGGCTGGTGCCCACTTACGACAGCATTGGTATTTGGGCACCGCTCATCTTGCTGGTGTTGCGCATATTCCAGGGCATCGGCCTGGGTGGTGAATGGGGCGGCGCAGTGCTTATGGCGTTTGAATATGCGCCAAAACATAAACGCGGCTTCTACGCCAGTTTGCCGCAAATCGGCTTGGCTATCGGCTTGTGCCTGGCCTCGGGCGTCGTCGGCCTGCTGTCGTATTTCCTGACCGACACGCAATTCCTTGAGTGGGGCTGGAGAATTGCCTTCCTGCTCAGTGCGGCACTGGTATTTGTCGGTACCTGGATTCGTCTCAATGTCATGGAAAGCCCAGAGTTCGCCAAGGTCAAGGCCGCAAACGCCGAAGCGGCGATTCCATTTGTTGACATGATGAAGCGCTACCCAAAAAACGTCCTAGCCGGCATGGGCGCGCGTTATATCGACGGTGTGTTCTTCAACGTATTTGGGGTGTTCTCGCTCAGTTACCTGACGCAAACTCTCAACCTGCCGCGTTCTGAGGCGTTGATTGGGGTCATGGTTGCCGCCGTCGTGATGTGTTTTAGCATCCCCATGTTTGGCGCATTGTCCGACCGAATCGGCCGTACGCGAGTCTATTTCTGGGGCTCACTGATCACCGCGATTTCAGCCTTTCCAGCGTTTTGGCTGATGATGACCAGCGACGGCAATATGTTCATCATCTGGTTGGCGATAGTGGTGCCGCTCGGCATCTTCTATGCAGCGGTTTACGGGCCAGAAGCAGCACTGTTCTGTGAGTTGTTTGACGCCAAGGTGCGCTACACCGGAATCTCGTTCGTCTATCAATTCTCTGGGATCTTCGCGAGCGGCCTGACCCCAATGATCGCCACCGCGTTGATGCGCAGCAGCGATGGGCAGCCGTGGACAACCTGCCTGTATGTGTTATTCGCCGGGGCCGTGAGTGCTTACTCCGTTTGGTGGATTGGCAATCGCAAGAAACAGGCATCGATTGAGCCTGAGATGGCAGCAGAGCCTGCAGCCATCCGCTAA
- a CDS encoding DUF3461 family protein, which yields MNDYPTLKEMGIDAAGTIKRFSLRHERDRDVLKIYFHRPANSLRSHSQKFTFAHPRRAIPGQSRHSQAFAELAASSPVLRSALVELKQLTAVEVPQLSPKEEVLQDLQHLENVMEGKLAEIRQKIEYLA from the coding sequence ATGAACGACTATCCGACCCTGAAAGAGATGGGCATTGACGCTGCTGGAACGATTAAGCGTTTTAGTTTGCGTCACGAACGCGACCGTGATGTATTGAAGATCTACTTCCATCGCCCAGCCAACTCCCTGCGCTCGCACAGCCAGAAGTTCACCTTCGCCCATCCACGCCGGGCTATTCCTGGCCAGAGTCGACACAGTCAAGCCTTCGCCGAATTAGCTGCAAGCAGCCCGGTGTTGCGCAGCGCATTGGTAGAACTCAAACAGCTGACGGCCGTCGAAGTGCCGCAGCTGTCGCCGAAAGAAGAAGTGCTGCAAGACTTGCAACACCTGGAGAATGTTATGGAAGGCAAGCTCGCTGAGATTCGCCAGAAAATCGAATACTTGGCCTGA
- a CDS encoding MoxR family ATPase, whose protein sequence is MTDLTLESASRLVPARELFGIDSNMRVPVLLKQDDQVPEIDSAYRFNPEVTQAVLAGFTRNRRVMLQGLHGTGKSTHIEQIAARLNWPCVRVNLDGHISRLDLIGKDAIVLREGKQVTEFQEGILPWTLRRPAALIFDEYDAGRPDVMFVIQRILERDGKLNLLDQNRLITPHPQFRLFATSNTVGLGNLNGLYNGAQVLNQAQLDRWNIVASLNYLPSEEEQAIVAARVPQLLGLYDSSLLASMVAVAGLTREGFACGDLSTLMSPRCVISWAENTEIFGDPALAFRLSFLNKCDEAERGVVAEYYQRCFDHELKESALPHLALA, encoded by the coding sequence ATGACTGACCTGACTCTTGAATCTGCCAGCCGCCTGGTGCCAGCCCGTGAACTGTTTGGAATCGACAGCAACATGCGCGTACCGGTGTTACTCAAGCAGGATGATCAAGTACCCGAGATCGACAGCGCTTACCGCTTTAACCCAGAAGTAACCCAGGCGGTGCTCGCCGGGTTCACCCGCAACCGGCGCGTCATGCTCCAGGGTTTGCACGGCACAGGGAAATCAACCCACATTGAGCAGATCGCCGCACGACTCAACTGGCCCTGCGTACGGGTTAATCTGGACGGTCACATCAGCCGGCTCGACCTGATCGGCAAAGACGCAATCGTGCTGCGTGAGGGCAAACAGGTCACCGAATTTCAGGAAGGCATATTACCGTGGACACTGCGCCGTCCTGCGGCGCTGATTTTCGACGAATACGATGCCGGACGCCCTGATGTGATGTTCGTTATTCAGCGAATCCTTGAACGCGACGGCAAACTCAACCTGCTCGATCAAAATCGACTGATCACGCCACATCCGCAATTCCGCCTGTTTGCCACATCCAACACCGTTGGCCTGGGCAACCTCAATGGTCTTTACAACGGCGCACAAGTGCTCAATCAGGCGCAGCTCGATCGCTGGAATATTGTCGCCAGCCTCAACTACTTGCCCTCCGAAGAGGAGCAAGCAATTGTTGCTGCCCGGGTTCCACAACTACTGGGGCTTTATGACTCAAGCCTGCTTGCGTCAATGGTTGCCGTCGCCGGCTTGACCCGTGAAGGCTTTGCCTGTGGCGATCTTTCAACACTGATGTCACCGCGCTGCGTAATTTCGTGGGCTGAAAATACGGAAATATTTGGTGACCCAGCGCTGGCGTTCCGCTTGTCATTCCTCAACAAGTGCGATGAAGCTGAACGCGGTGTCGTTGCCGAGTATTACCAACGCTGTTTCGATCATGAGCTTAAAGAATCCGCCCTGCCGCATTTAGCACTGGCTTGA